In Reichenbachiella agarivorans, one genomic interval encodes:
- a CDS encoding sulfatase, with protein MKNTVVGLWVLCSILANDVCLAQKQQPQKNVLFISIDDLNDWEGAMGGNSLAITPNMDKLFASGVLFANAHASQAVCTASRNSLLSGIHPSSSGWYSGTADMRKTYDQVMKNHTMLPQYFRENGYKTLAAGKVFHNGVSDYKDKTDLFWDVIAPGYHVPQELKERGDGYGGSHFYPFPKEGSQILNHYGEEYRDGHSLCYGKLEPEDIPGGKMFDEQIAEWAVGQLEKDHEKPFFMAVGFVRPHVPFTAPKKYFDLYDFDDISLPEMPEDEMFDIPNLGKSMAYGTIKTGDHYAVVNLSDTYWKELIYGYLACVSFVDDQVGKVIEALDNSKYADNTIVVLWSDHGQHLGEKKTWRKQDLWEEATRVPLFFKVPGMTQPGQKSLQAVSLLDIYPTLVELCETPTVPQLEGESLVPMLLDVATEREQPVLTTWRYKNHAVRSNDWRYIRYRDGSEELYDHKNDPREHTNLASDPRYAEVIAAHKKWLPKNDALPAGETQWKPDALDKRVEEWLSNDAIPDWLE; from the coding sequence ATGAAAAATACAGTTGTAGGCTTATGGGTGTTGTGTTCGATTTTAGCCAATGACGTTTGCTTAGCGCAAAAACAACAGCCTCAGAAAAATGTTTTGTTTATATCCATAGATGACCTCAATGATTGGGAAGGGGCAATGGGGGGCAACTCTCTAGCCATCACACCCAATATGGATAAGTTATTTGCATCAGGAGTCTTGTTTGCCAACGCACACGCTTCTCAGGCCGTCTGTACTGCTTCGCGCAATTCTCTTTTGAGTGGGATACACCCATCTTCATCTGGCTGGTATAGTGGGACTGCTGATATGAGAAAAACGTATGATCAAGTGATGAAAAATCATACCATGTTGCCTCAATATTTTAGAGAAAACGGATATAAAACGCTAGCCGCTGGTAAGGTCTTTCACAATGGGGTTAGTGATTACAAAGATAAAACTGATCTGTTTTGGGATGTGATAGCTCCAGGATACCACGTGCCCCAAGAATTGAAAGAAAGAGGGGATGGCTATGGCGGATCACATTTTTATCCTTTTCCTAAAGAAGGGAGTCAAATCCTAAACCATTATGGAGAAGAATATAGAGACGGACATTCATTGTGCTATGGCAAACTGGAGCCCGAAGATATTCCTGGCGGTAAGATGTTTGATGAGCAAATCGCTGAATGGGCAGTAGGACAATTGGAAAAAGATCATGAAAAACCATTCTTTATGGCGGTAGGTTTTGTCAGACCTCATGTACCCTTTACAGCGCCCAAAAAGTATTTTGATTTATATGATTTCGATGACATTAGCTTGCCGGAGATGCCCGAAGACGAGATGTTCGATATTCCCAATCTAGGCAAATCTATGGCCTATGGTACAATCAAAACGGGAGATCATTATGCAGTAGTCAACCTTAGCGATACTTATTGGAAGGAATTAATTTATGGTTATCTGGCCTGTGTTTCATTTGTGGATGATCAGGTAGGAAAGGTGATCGAAGCATTGGACAACAGTAAATATGCAGACAATACAATCGTCGTATTGTGGTCAGATCACGGACAGCACCTCGGAGAGAAAAAGACTTGGAGAAAACAAGATCTGTGGGAAGAGGCTACCAGAGTGCCTTTGTTTTTCAAGGTGCCTGGAATGACCCAGCCTGGGCAAAAAAGCTTACAAGCTGTGAGCCTGCTAGATATATACCCTACCCTGGTAGAGTTGTGCGAAACCCCGACTGTACCTCAGCTCGAAGGCGAAAGTTTGGTCCCCATGCTACTCGATGTAGCTACTGAAAGAGAACAACCTGTGTTGACTACATGGAGGTACAAAAATCACGCAGTAAGAAGCAATGACTGGCGCTACATCCGATACAGAGACGGATCAGAAGAACTCTATGATCATAAAAATGACCCCAGAGAGCACACCAATCTGGCATCAGATCCTCGCTATGCAGAGGTCATCGCTGCGCACAAAAAATGGCTCCCAAAAAATGACGCATTACCTGCAGGAGAGACACAGTGGAAGCCTGACGCCTTGGACAAAAGAGTAGAAGAGTGGTTGTCCAATGACGCCATCCCAGATTGGTTGGAATAA